One part of the Ignavibacteria bacterium genome encodes these proteins:
- a CDS encoding T9SS type A sorting domain-containing protein yields MKKFYTLFLLIMISALANAQTYNWEWQNPKPHGNDVNDVKYLGSDKVIAVAGAGIVQKSVDGGLNWDVIKADTVSRDILSVYFWDQNNGIICGNAGLLMQTKDAGKTWSYLDSKVAEDLYDVKFMDSDTGYVVGGKGTVLKTKDGGKTWTSTNTGTGTNYKVFIVNAKDVFIANGTTGKKLMKSNDYGTTWVNSAPTGLTNNVYSVTFTDSATGFMGTSNNDIYKSVDGGATWTKQGGAATSININDILFTSKATGYAVDAKGSVFATSDSGKTWTSTKIPLQKFNAVDGDTNAIFIAGTAGTILKSADKGKTWNAKYTAITQQYLRQVTFVDDNTGYACGGSAVAADSLGFILKTTDGGKNWGVLSDQFKVQLYSFAIVTPDVWCAVGAGNGLFRSIDAGKNWTKVTSPVTGVATMVFYSVAFGGKDTGYAVGNSGKMVKTIDGGQTWTNLTNNAGTNTIWDLAVFDSKTVIFSALAGKVSKTTDGGTTWEALVPNVAGGLFALKFKDASTGYVAGGSKALARTTDGGKTWTAVSLPSSIASSAAIWGIAFGKTTEWVVTGNGDVCYSADSGKTWQVSEGMTTSTLSDITAYGDNIWTVGNNGIILHAKVQTSAVETEKSQVAKDFALSQNYPNPFNPSTVIRYSIPSEAMVSLKVYNVLGKEVASLVNENQARGTYSVKFDASKLSSGIYFYELRAGSQIETKKMLLIK; encoded by the coding sequence ATGAAAAAATTCTACACCTTGTTCTTACTGATTATGATTTCTGCTCTGGCGAATGCACAGACTTACAACTGGGAGTGGCAGAATCCTAAACCTCACGGCAATGACGTGAATGATGTTAAATATTTGGGCTCCGATAAGGTAATTGCAGTTGCCGGCGCAGGCATTGTGCAGAAAAGTGTCGATGGCGGCCTTAACTGGGATGTCATTAAGGCAGACACCGTATCCAGGGATATACTTTCTGTTTATTTCTGGGATCAAAACAATGGAATAATCTGCGGAAACGCTGGTCTTTTGATGCAGACCAAAGACGCAGGAAAGACATGGAGCTATCTGGATTCCAAAGTTGCGGAGGACCTCTATGACGTTAAGTTCATGGATTCCGATACAGGCTATGTCGTAGGCGGCAAAGGAACCGTACTTAAGACAAAAGACGGAGGAAAAACCTGGACTTCCACTAATACCGGAACAGGTACCAACTATAAAGTATTCATTGTTAACGCAAAAGATGTTTTCATAGCAAACGGTACAACAGGCAAAAAGCTGATGAAATCAAATGACTACGGCACAACATGGGTAAATTCTGCTCCTACAGGCCTTACAAACAATGTTTACTCGGTTACATTCACCGATTCAGCAACAGGCTTTATGGGCACCTCGAACAACGATATCTATAAGTCAGTTGACGGCGGTGCAACATGGACAAAGCAGGGCGGTGCTGCAACAAGCATAAATATCAATGATATCCTCTTTACAAGTAAAGCAACCGGATATGCCGTTGACGCCAAAGGCAGCGTATTTGCAACCTCTGATTCGGGAAAGACATGGACTTCTACAAAGATTCCTCTGCAGAAGTTCAATGCTGTTGACGGCGATACAAACGCAATCTTCATTGCCGGTACAGCAGGAACTATTCTTAAAAGCGCCGACAAGGGCAAGACCTGGAACGCAAAGTATACAGCAATTACACAGCAGTATCTGCGTCAGGTTACATTTGTTGATGACAATACAGGATATGCCTGCGGCGGGTCTGCCGTAGCAGCTGACAGCCTCGGCTTTATACTTAAGACCACGGACGGCGGAAAGAACTGGGGCGTGCTTTCAGACCAGTTCAAAGTACAGCTCTACAGTTTTGCAATTGTTACACCTGACGTCTGGTGTGCTGTTGGTGCCGGTAACGGACTCTTCCGCTCTATCGATGCAGGAAAGAACTGGACAAAGGTTACAAGCCCTGTTACAGGCGTTGCAACAATGGTATTCTATTCAGTAGCCTTTGGAGGCAAAGATACGGGCTATGCAGTCGGCAACTCAGGCAAGATGGTAAAAACCATTGACGGCGGCCAGACATGGACGAACCTTACAAACAATGCCGGAACAAACACAATATGGGATCTGGCTGTATTTGATTCAAAGACCGTAATCTTCAGCGCGCTTGCCGGTAAGGTTTCAAAAACCACAGACGGCGGAACAACCTGGGAAGCACTGGTTCCAAACGTTGCAGGCGGCTTGTTTGCACTCAAATTCAAGGATGCATCTACCGGTTACGTTGCAGGAGGAAGCAAAGCTCTTGCAAGAACAACTGACGGCGGAAAAACCTGGACTGCAGTCAGCCTGCCATCAAGCATTGCAAGTTCAGCCGCTATATGGGGAATTGCATTCGGTAAGACAACAGAATGGGTAGTAACTGGAAACGGCGACGTCTGCTATTCAGCCGACAGCGGTAAAACATGGCAGGTTTCTGAAGGAATGACAACTTCAACTCTGAGTGACATTACAGCATATGGTGATAACATCTGGACTGTTGGAAACAACGGCATAATACTGCACGCAAAGGTACAGACCTCAGCTGTTGAGACTGAAAAGTCACAGGTTGCAAAGGACTTTGCTCTTTCACAGAATTATCCGAACCCATTCAACCCAAGCACTGTCATCAGATATTCAATTCCATCTGAAGCAATGGTAAGCCTGAAGGTTTACAACGTTCTTGGAAAGGAAGTTGCCAGCCTTGTAAATGAAAACCAGGCCCGCGGCACTTATTCAGTAAAATTTGACGCTTCAAAGCTCTCAAGCGGTATTTATTTCTATGAGCTGAGAGCAGGCAGCCAGATTGAAACAAAGAAGATGCTTCTCATAAAGTAA